A window from Deinococcus detaillensis encodes these proteins:
- a CDS encoding ABC transporter permease, whose translation MTTEPAARDERIQTLSPWQRLIARPEFGALAGLLLVFFIFTAAAGGSGFLSLSGTVNYLEVAAQVGIVSVFVGLLMIGGEFDLSVGSMLGVAGIVLALLVHPDYGHLPLALAILITFVVAAAIGWLNGWLVLKTGLPSFIVTLAMLFVLRGGALGFTKLITNLTLVQGISDQVNTPLGRLFSGDLFGVPASVWWWLILTIIMGFILNSTRFGNWIFAVGGDANAARNVGVPVRRVKTVLFMMTAMAATLVAIIQVTKYGSADVLRGTQLELNTVAAAVIGGCLLTGGYGSVIGASIGALILGMVQQGIIYTSVDSDWFQVMVGGMILGAVVLNNALRGRSMLSRRKK comes from the coding sequence ATGACCACTGAACCTGCCGCCCGCGACGAGCGAATTCAAACGCTCAGCCCCTGGCAACGCCTGATCGCCCGGCCCGAGTTCGGCGCACTTGCCGGACTGTTGCTGGTCTTTTTCATCTTCACCGCTGCGGCGGGCGGTTCCGGGTTTTTGTCGCTGAGCGGCACAGTCAATTATCTGGAAGTCGCCGCGCAGGTCGGCATTGTTTCGGTGTTCGTGGGTCTGCTGATGATCGGCGGGGAGTTTGACCTCTCGGTCGGCTCGATGCTGGGCGTGGCGGGTATCGTGCTGGCGCTTCTGGTGCATCCCGATTACGGACACCTGCCGCTGGCACTGGCCATTCTGATCACCTTCGTGGTGGCCGCCGCCATCGGCTGGCTCAATGGCTGGCTGGTGCTCAAAACGGGACTTCCCAGCTTTATTGTCACGCTGGCCATGCTGTTCGTGTTGCGCGGCGGCGCACTCGGCTTCACCAAACTGATTACCAACCTGACTTTGGTGCAGGGCATCAGCGATCAGGTCAATACACCGCTGGGCCGCCTGTTCAGCGGCGATCTGTTTGGCGTGCCCGCCTCGGTGTGGTGGTGGCTGATTTTGACCATCATCATGGGCTTCATTCTCAATTCGACGCGCTTCGGCAACTGGATTTTCGCAGTGGGTGGCGACGCCAACGCGGCCCGCAACGTGGGCGTGCCGGTGCGCCGGGTCAAGACGGTGCTGTTTATGATGACGGCGATGGCGGCCACGCTGGTGGCTATCATTCAGGTCACCAAATACGGCAGCGCCGATGTGCTGCGCGGCACCCAGCTCGAACTCAACACGGTGGCGGCAGCAGTGATCGGCGGTTGCCTGCTGACCGGCGGGTACGGCAGTGTCATCGGAGCCAGCATCGGCGCACTGATTCTGGGGATGGTGCAGCAGGGCATCATCTATACCAGCGTGGATTCGGACTGGTTTCAGGTTATGGTCGGCGGCATGATTCTGGGCGCAGTGGTGCTCAACAATGCACTGCGGGGCCGCTCGATGCTGAGCCGGAGGAAAAAGTGA
- a CDS encoding ATP-binding cassette domain-containing protein — MSTPVNRTGTPVIEVAGVSKYFGPVTSLKDINMKVFAGEVHCLLGDNGAGKSTLIKVLSGVHQPSEGEVQIEGKKAVLDSPRAALESGVATVFQDLAMLPLMSIKRNFFLGREPTRSLLGIRVLDEVTTTKIAREELKKIGIDVRDPDQPVGTLSGGERQCVAIARAVYFGAKVLILDEPTSALGVNQAAMVLKYVLQARAKGLGVVFITHNVHHAWAVGDTFTILNRGRSYGTFEREQTSREALLEMMAGGEALEELSVELSEMAHQDQVKAQFEAKKRSTPS; from the coding sequence GTGAGCACCCCAGTCAACCGCACTGGAACTCCAGTCATCGAGGTGGCAGGAGTCAGCAAGTATTTTGGCCCGGTCACGTCCCTCAAAGACATCAACATGAAAGTCTTCGCGGGCGAGGTGCATTGCCTGCTCGGTGACAACGGCGCGGGCAAAAGCACGCTGATTAAAGTGCTGTCGGGGGTGCATCAGCCCAGCGAGGGCGAGGTGCAGATCGAGGGCAAGAAGGCCGTGCTGGACTCGCCCAGAGCGGCCTTGGAAAGCGGAGTCGCCACCGTCTTTCAAGACCTCGCCATGCTGCCGCTGATGAGCATCAAGCGCAATTTCTTTCTGGGCCGCGAGCCGACTCGCAGTTTGCTGGGCATCCGGGTACTGGACGAAGTCACCACCACCAAAATTGCCCGCGAGGAACTCAAGAAAATCGGCATCGACGTGCGCGACCCCGATCAGCCGGTGGGCACTTTATCCGGTGGCGAACGGCAATGCGTGGCGATTGCGCGGGCCGTTTACTTCGGCGCGAAAGTGCTGATCTTAGACGAGCCGACCAGCGCTCTGGGCGTCAACCAAGCGGCGATGGTGCTCAAATACGTGCTTCAGGCGCGGGCTAAGGGCTTGGGCGTAGTCTTCATCACCCATAATGTCCACCACGCCTGGGCAGTGGGCGACACCTTCACCATCCTGAATCGGGGGCGCAGTTACGGGACGTTTGAACGCGAGCAGACCAGCCGCGAGGCTCTGCTGGAGATGATGGCGGGCGGCGAGGCGCTCGAAGAACTGAGTGTGGAACTCAGTGAAATGGCCCACCAGGATCAGGTCAAGGCGCAGTTTGAGGCCAAGAAGCGCTCTACTCCTTCCTAA